A region of Geobacillus sp. 46C-IIa DNA encodes the following proteins:
- a CDS encoding aspartyl-phosphate phosphatase Spo0E family protein — MVLLLIEEKRQQMIELALTHGFTAKETIQCSQELDQLINQYLRQTMAFEPPAPSVQ, encoded by the coding sequence ATGGTTCTCTTGCTAATTGAAGAAAAACGGCAACAAATGATCGAATTGGCGCTCACTCATGGCTTTACAGCAAAAGAAACGATCCAATGCAGCCAAGAGCTTGACCAATTGATCAACCAATATTTGCGGCAAACAATGGCTTTTGAACCGCCTGCTCCATCCGTCCAATAA
- a CDS encoding DUF418 domain-containing protein, whose amino-acid sequence MTSLSAERIAAVDVLRGFALFGILLVNMRYFSSPALYAEDVGGSSFNRAVAAAIDLLFEASAYPLFAFLFGFGTAILCHRLRERGKRPIPILLRRFLLLLMFGAIHAFGLWFGDILIPYALAGLMLLLFINAPPRWWRTAALAGFFLFHSLVALLLAISMMAGWTGAADGKEIEAAAALRHYQSGTFRDVFWQRWHDWLYLNSDGGLLFTLLAVLPFCLLGAYAAKERWLEAERYPAATLRRFMGVALCLGLALKTIPYWAGANTLTMYIQDNVGGAVLAVFYAAAAVFVCGKANWRPAWRWLQDAGRMSLTHYLAQSLICTSLFYSYGLGWYGRLNEWQGALLAIGIYAASLWASRRWFARFRFGPVEWLWRWGTYGMRPPFRRQPGQ is encoded by the coding sequence GTGACATCTTTATCGGCAGAGCGGATCGCGGCGGTTGACGTCCTGCGCGGGTTTGCCTTGTTTGGCATTTTGCTTGTCAACATGCGCTATTTCTCGTCGCCGGCGTTATATGCGGAAGACGTCGGCGGCAGCTCTTTCAACCGCGCGGTTGCCGCGGCCATCGATCTTTTGTTTGAAGCGAGCGCCTATCCGCTGTTTGCCTTTTTATTTGGATTCGGCACGGCCATCCTTTGCCACCGATTGCGCGAGCGCGGGAAGCGGCCGATTCCGATTTTGCTGCGCCGCTTCCTTCTTTTGTTGATGTTCGGCGCCATTCATGCGTTCGGCCTTTGGTTTGGTGATATTTTAATTCCGTACGCGCTTGCTGGGCTGATGTTGCTTTTGTTCATAAACGCCCCGCCGCGCTGGTGGCGGACGGCAGCGCTGGCCGGTTTTTTCCTTTTTCACAGCCTCGTAGCATTGTTGCTGGCCATAAGTATGATGGCCGGATGGACGGGAGCAGCCGATGGCAAAGAGATAGAGGCAGCTGCAGCCCTCCGCCATTACCAAAGTGGAACGTTTCGCGATGTGTTTTGGCAGCGATGGCACGATTGGTTGTATCTCAATAGCGATGGCGGGCTTCTATTTACGCTCTTGGCGGTATTGCCGTTTTGCCTTCTCGGCGCATATGCCGCCAAAGAGCGCTGGCTTGAGGCCGAACGCTATCCGGCCGCGACGTTGCGCCGCTTCATGGGCGTGGCGCTATGCCTCGGTCTGGCGTTAAAAACGATTCCGTATTGGGCCGGGGCCAACACGTTGACGATGTATATCCAGGACAACGTTGGCGGCGCGGTTTTGGCGGTGTTCTACGCTGCTGCTGCTGTGTTTGTTTGCGGGAAAGCCAATTGGCGGCCGGCGTGGCGATGGTTGCAAGACGCTGGGAGAATGTCGCTCACCCACTATCTCGCTCAGTCGCTCATCTGCACGTCGCTTTTTTACAGCTATGGGCTCGGGTGGTACGGGCGGTTGAACGAATGGCAAGGAGCGCTATTGGCGATCGGGATCTATGCTGCTAGTTTATGGGCAAGCCGCCGCTGGTTCGCCCGATTTCGGTTTGGCCCGGTCGAGTGGCTGTGGAGATGGGGAACGTACGGGATGCGTCCGCCTTTTCGGCGCCAGCCGGGCCAATAA